The following DNA comes from Centropristis striata isolate RG_2023a ecotype Rhode Island chromosome 3, C.striata_1.0, whole genome shotgun sequence.
GGATGCTATTTCAGCAgcaagcattttctaccaccaaaacaTGCTCCTTTCAAGTAatactggcttattttaatgttactaaagttgggctattcaagccacaattgctcaaaataagtatatttggacttattatttttatttcaacatatcattggtttttccagtgtccagatatttttttttttactgatttcattcaaagaaaaatattcttacggcactggcagataattttgcttgttttcaagcatgtatttgctaaattctagttatttatttcttattttttgtcagttggtttttgcagtgtaatataTCCACATTACAGGTTTTTAGGACACGCTTGAACACCTGACAATATAGGCCTTCTTTGATCCAATGTTGCTATCAGCTTTACAAAATCTGCCCTCGTTCTTCTTTTCAAAAACTGCTCAGGCTCTGTGAAGTCACATACAGACTGTGAGTGAACAGCAGTGTACAAGTCCTGCCATTAAGTCTAGTGGAACCTCTCAGTTGGCCacattgtctttgtttttaagcaatgcatgtgtgtgtatgtgaatccATTGAATTAACAGAGtcgagtatttaaaaaaaaaaagaactttatTATTGCAAAATTAAACAGTAATTACAGTTTCAACTGGACCTGCACCACAACTTTTCCACACTTCCTTCTATGACTTTAAGGAATTACGCCCGTCAATTATAACTGTTTGGTACATTTTTCTTATGCTGTTATTTTGTGAACAAACTAATAACGAATTAATAGTAAAACTGATGTTGTGCTGAAAACTCCTTCATACACATATCATGTATTGTGCTGACAAAGGCTGACTGGGTTGATTTAAATCCAAAACGAAATAAATATTCACATGCTCAAAAAATGTAGGATTTAGAACATAATAATTAACATAGTATTGTAACTAATTAGcttgtaacaaaaatatcgcATATCACATGACTTCCACGAGTGTCAACTTCACTCTGTCAACCTGATCAAATAaggaaaaaaggtaaaatatacaTTCATATTCAAATATTAAACATGGTGTCTGTAGCTGTGGCATACAGATTACACTTACAGTACTCATATTGCTGTTATGTAACAAATTCAACCTGTTTCTGTCTGCCTGGTCTGTTTATTGGAGGATTTTTGGACCCAGGCAAATTGTCCATTATTGCAGCGACAGCATCTGGTTTTATTTCCCGTTCCTTGAGTTCAGCTTTTCTCGTCCgctcagctcctcctcttctaCACTCAGAACCACTTCGTCTTTTCCCTGACGAACCTTGTTGTCTTTCTAGTCCACCTCTTCTCTGCTCTGAGCCACTCCTCCTCCTAAACCCCCCTGTCCTGTAGTCCAACACATCCGGCCAAACCCCCAAACAGTCCCTCCGTGCCCCGACACTAGAGTCTCTGGCAGTGGGATGAGCTGTGGTGTTAGCACCTTGAACAGGGTTGCGGATGTTGCCTGATGCCTGCATTCTCCTCTGGTGGCTGTTGGTCCTCACGGGGCTGCTGAACACCTGAGCTCGGGATGCAGAGCTTCTTTCTGAGAAATGAACCCGGCTCTCGCTGTAGCTCCTTTTGGGAAGTGACGTGGGCCCCTTGCGCTCCAGCATGGGACTCTGTCTGGACTGACGGGTGTGGTGGGTGGAGCGGCAGCATGATGTGCTACAGGTGGAGTAGCGGATACGGCAGAGAGTGCAGGCACAGCCTGAGAGCAGGGCAGAGTGACTGgctagagaggagaggaaggtgaGGGGGAAGGCACGTTGACACTGGAGGATGCACTTGGGAGAGCTGAGGCGTGACGAGACTGCAGCAAGCGGTCTGTGGCAGCTGGATGAAACATCTGGCACCGCTGACTTCTCACCCTCCTCCTGGACAGTCTGAATCTGGCACcattccagctgcagcagtctctccagGTACCTTTCCAAAGGGCCCACAGGTCTGGGCCGAGGGGCCCCGCGGCCCTCCATGTTGTAGAAATGAGCCAGCTGACTGAGGTTCCAGTTGTTAAAAGGTGGAGGGAGGAAGTCTGGGAAGTCAAAACAAGCATGGCCGTGTCCTCTGGACCTGTGGCTGCCAGAGGAGCAGTCTTCAGCCTGGATGACCTCTGGCCTCAGCTGGAGCTGTGCAGGAACCCGACCGGATAGCGACACAGGAAGTCTCTCTGACTCAGACAAGTCAGTGTCACTGTCGTCCTCTCCATGGCCGCTCAGACTTCCTACCTCTGGCTGTGGTGACAGCCTCTCCTGCAGGTCAGGACTTGGATCAGACAGGTGGTGGCAGGGAAAGGCTGGCGTGTGTCTGCTGCCTCTAAAACCTGTGTGCTTGTGTTCCCTGTGGCTGTGGCAGTGTTGAGCAGCCGGCTGGACCTTTGGCTCCATCCTGTCCTCTGCAGGGGACAGTGGTTGGGACTTTGACTCGGAGGTTCCCTGAGCACTTGAGGGAAAAGTACATACATTATGTTAGCATCCAGGCAGCACAGAAAGGCATGAAATGTGCACAGACAGCAATCTCACCTGTGTTGAGAGGTAACATGTTTGGTGGAGGGGTTGTGAGGTTTTTGCTTTCTTCTTTGCTGCAGCCTCTGTGATTACAGAGAGACAATATTAAGGCTGCACACACTTTCtacacattgttttttgttttatttggatatttggagatataaaaatctttcctgccacgtgccatcacactgtacaataacagataatagtctggttcattacatacagtTGCtattcactttgtgttttttatgcacactgtgcAGGTACCAAtcgcaccttatttgtttcacagcaccaatatttttatactgtatattcatatttattttgcactggaattctactccttaatacatactccttctttagacactttattttttattgtattttatattttattgcctcaagtatgcctaggttgttgtttttatttaaattgtgttgttgtgtgttgtctctgtgtgtaatgctgctgctacactgtaatttcccagcttgggataaataaagtatgtctatctatctatctatctatctatatatctatctatctatcatctatctatctataatatacacatacaacttaaattaaaacaaacttaaagagtTAACAATTGGAATAgtgaagcaaaaacaaacaaaagaaaagaaaaacaaaaagaaaacctagaatataaaagatagcaaatcttcaaaatcaggATCTTCTAtacattctttacattttatacatttaatgctCTATAGCTATATTCATTATGTAGTAGTTAATATACCTTACTTACATATTAGTCTATATTTTAATAGTACATTAATAGAAATAATTTCCATATATATCCATTTAGGAGATGTTATTTcatctttacatttaatatccATTACTTAAATCTAGATgctatatataatttaatattatatagCTGTGTTTATTACGTAGTACTTAGTATTCTTTACTGAACTATATTAGGCTATTCTATATCTTTAATGGAGTTCACATCACTCATTACATAACAAACATAATTACAGCACAGTAATGCTGCATATTTGTCACTGGTGACtaattggacttttttttgttaatcgattaatcatctgaaaattgtgaaaaatgttcagTGCACTTTCCTAGAGCTAGATGTGAATACGTGTTTataataactgtttttttgtttattaaaagtgatttgtttttaaaaaaaaatgttattattcagTTTAGAGTGAAAAATAGGAAAAAGCTCTAATGAGCAAATGTTATTTCGGcttgaaaaatgaataataaatggcCAAAATGGTGCGGACTAATTCCCCGTGATTGTCTAATCTATGAATCCACTCGTGTTTTTTGTTCCACTTCACACTTACCTTCTCATTGTTATTTTCCTGACTTGGGAGCGGGTACTGCGGCTGCAGGGACTTCCTTTGTGACTGCCGCCTTCCCATCTTGTTGCTTGAAAAAGAAACCACAGATGAAAACCAATGACCCaaataaaactgtataaaataagcTACAGCAATGAAACCTAGACACAGTCACACATCCCGCGATTCGCAGTCCCGACATGACGGTTCTCTTCTGTGATCCACATATGGCGGAGAAACAGAGAAATAGAGCCACGAAGAGCCTCCATCACCTCATCACCTACCTGGGCACATTAGGCCTGTTGTTGATCCACGGCGCCTTCTTCTTCCATTCCCTGTCCCTGATGGAAACTCTCTCCAGACATTGTTGTGGTACCCGCTCCTGCAGGATTGAGCCCATCCCTGTTTCTAAAGGCACCAATGAAGAGGAAGAGTGGGCTGTTCACGAGAAACACGGCGGGGGGATCATACCGAGACACAGCACCACCGTGGGCACAGCGAGCCGTGAGCAAAACACCCAgcataaattatataaatttgatatttttttatttattttgagagagagagagaggcagagagagatagggagagagagagagagaggagagagagggagagagagaggcagaaatagaggcagagagagagagagagaggaggattgAGCTGCCAGCCAGCAGGGTGCAGTGCAGGTGGGTGTAAAAGGGAGTGATGACTCAAGGCAGCTTGGCTTCTGAAGGTCTTCTGTGCTTATTtatgcacatacacatacatggaTACTGAGACCACATGCAAAAGTTTGAAATAtgtcatttattatccttattAATGGGAAAGTATCCCTACTGCAACATTTAGTAGCCAATGGTAAAGGCTATTCTAACATCATTTACAGTTTGACATTGTCACAGTCAGGCCCTCCTCTGCCTACTCCAGTCTGCCAGTTTTCCCACCTGGTGGTGGCCCCGCCCCTAAtcacacacctgtgtctcatCACCTCATTGACTCTCAGTATTTAAACCCTTTGTGTCCCTTTCCTCAGATTGTTAGTGTACCATGTGTCCTACTCTCCAGCGTTTTCCTAGTGTGCTTTTTGGTTTGGACTCTGCCTTatccctttggattgtttgcctgccttACCTGACTGAACTCCCATGTACCGAACCATTGCCTGTGAATAAAGACTGGTTACCTCCTGTATTTGCCTCcagagtgctgcatttgagtcCTGTATCTGTGCTGTGTAACAGACATGCCTCTGCATTATTTAGGCAAAGCTAGTTAAAATGCCTGCATGCTTTTTTCTTTCCCCCATTATAATTTACAGACTGTTTATGTCACCAACATGTTGTCTGAACCTGTGAAATGAATACAATTCGAAAACAATAAACATATGCTACATAAATAGTTAATACAGTAGGCCGAGAACTTAAACCCCATGCAGAATTAGCCATTAACTActtaatgactaattaagagccaatatgttacttatttacatgctaataagcagctaatgttgaatatgtgttccctaatctaaagtgttaccataataGTTAAGTAGAGTTGAGCAGTCATGGACAGAAACTGTATAATTTCGCTCAGCAGTGTTTATTTATAATCAAAAATCGTTATTAGAAATGTTACAtttctgaagacttttctgacCTAATGTAAGCCATATTAGAAATTAATGCAGTCTGTTAAAATGATTCCTATTTTGTAAGTCAATCACCTTGATTACAAAGCACTCTGAGAGGTCATTTGGGCTCACTACAAACATTCTTCATTTGCATAGTTTAGGACAACACTTCCTTCAACATGAGTCAAagaactcaacattcatgtgtGAGACAAATTTAGCATGTTAAGGCATTATTATTAGTCAGTAGTCACTAGTGAGAGACATGACTACAGGCTGGGGTTGACGTCACTCCTTTGTGGATCTCTCTGCGTCTCTCCTTGGTCCGTGTCCACACACATGGTGTCCTGAGGCTGCAGGGAGCGCATGTCTTCTGAGTTTGACTTAATACTCGATGGTCACTGCCTTTGTCTTCAGGTATTCGTTGAGAGCATCTTGTCCTGTTGCAGGGACAGAGACACTGATAGTAAGTATGGACATTAATCTCCTTCTTTAGTGTGGTGAGTTTCAAAAATCAGCCTTTTACATCCTGGTTTACCCATTAACAGCTGACCCTCCAACCATCAGCAGTGAGATGAAGGGAAATGTTATAAGAATCCAAATGGATCCTAATTGGAAAAtactgttaaccctttgatgcacaacatgggtctaaagtgacccaatatATATGAGTtgtatgttctatatctttaatATTAATGTTCTATAGCAataaactacttagctaacctcttggctaagtagttagcttagcaagctaagtAGTAGTTAGCCatgcaataatacaaaaactttttttcttcataaagtatgagaggcaaaatggaaataatgatcagttgttacaaaaacaagatatttaaagaatacttggaatataaaacaatcataagataagttgatatcaaaagatagagcacagaaacacacagctagcatgaaataacatgggaaatgaatgcgggtcatttttgtcccatgttgtgcattaaaggggtgtcaatatgttgtgcatcaaagggttaaaaagccAATTGTTGGTCAATATAACACAGTAGTGTTGCATTGTGGCTGCTGGTTCTTGTTCCAACCCAGCAGGAGGAAACCTAACACATCCACTGAGTGAAGACATTTCAGGTGAGTGAATGAGTGGAGTCAAACGTGCCCTTTAATGGATCAGTCTGACCCCCTGTTGTAATGCATAGCCAGTTAGATAAAATTCttaaatttgttgttgtttccgaGAAAAAAGCAGAGCCCAGACACTTTGTTGGTTTTAGGGGGATCAACAAGCATCACAGGAGCTGAGAGGAGTAATAAACTACAATACTAAATGAAAACAAGAATCTTTATcaggacacacacaggcatactGGTCTATAGAGAGAAACAACATGATATTATTTTAGTTGTCCTTCCAACATTCAGTGTTACTGTTGAttacatttgtaacattttttcCTTGTGTTTGATACTGATATGTGATAACCACCTCTGGATATTCTGCCATAATTGTGTTGGGTATGAAAAACAATGTCATGAACGTCTTTCTTGTTCCTCGGGAGAAacaaatcaacataaaatcaaaccTGAGTGAAAATTTAGTTATGCATTGTGGAGCAGAAGTATCCACATGGTCACACATCTGGTGATGAGGGTAGCTGCCTTCACGCTGATAGTCTAACTTCCTTTCTTAGTAAAGTCTTTAACTGTCTTCCATTTATTTCATCTCATTTATCAAGTTTTATACAATAGTTTGGGGGGAAAAGTCGTTTTGCTTTCATTTCCAGATTAGAAGATCTCTGAAACCCTGTTTTTACATTCAGGTTCTTCtgtttttacatattaaacaaacaagatacaaGATGTGACTCAGTGGACTTCAGTGGTGCTGGTGGGAAGATTTTGCTAGCTTTGAACTGTTTGCTGTTACTAGTCTTTATACCTACATATGCTAATGAGAGGAGGGTTCAAGCTGCATATTTAGTGTACAGACAAGAATATATGTGACAATAAGCGTCTTCTTCAAAATGTGAGTACAACCCTGCCATAAATGTGTCTGCAGCAGTTTTTCTTACCCAGGTCTTTGCCAAAGCCAGACTGTTTGAAACCTCCGAAAGGTGAGGCCACATCAGTCTTGTTGTACGTGTTGACAAAAACTGTACCAGCGTTGAGCTTTTCGCTGACATACAAAGCTTTGCtgatgtcccgtgtgaaaacaccTGACGCCAGGCCGTACTCGGTTGCATTGGCCCGTCTCAGGACATCGTCCACATCACTGAGGCAGAGAGAACAGCAGGACAGAGAAGATTAGAAAGAGGGTAAGTCTAGTGATGTTTTTCAtaaatacactacaggccaaaagtttggaagcaacttaaaattttctgttcacaatggctttcttaaaaaccagtatggattctttgtatttttggatgcgtttactgcatgatcagactttacctaaaggtcaatggaggaaaatgtaaggtaaacattgatgttagtagaccattgctgaataaatgttaacaaaagaaaagaagggcttagttttagggttgagaagatttagaagagtcacaacttcagtgcaaaagtaaaaaaacaaatcacaatttgcattattcactttagctctttggatttgagagtttggatacaaaaatcccaataaatctcaactgtgttcatatctctgacaaactaccacagaaatggctcaaactgaagcagctgagtaaagaaacaagagttcagatttataaattaagaaaagaaggaaacacaaagtctaagcaataaaaacccaaagacctgataattatagtaaaaatgtattctaataagtgactctttatataataatcacatttattttgttgcaaagtatagcaatgaaactgtgatctttttttgtacaaatttgatcttgcttccaaacttttggcttgTAGTGTATGTGAACATTTGTGAGCTGTGGTAAATGTGGCAAAAAGGGGATATGAGGCAGAATAATGTAGAGTTACCCGCTTTTAAACTTGGAAACGATCATAACAGGGCCGAACGACTCTTCTATAGCGATGTACATGTGGTCCTGCACGTCAGTGAACAACGTGGGCTCGAAGAAAAAACCTGGGAGCAGACAGCGCATTATATAAGACCATGAATATGGAGTAAGTCCATCTCCATTATCTGTCGTGTCAGGGGTGGAGCACACAGAGCCTCACCTGGTCGCTGCATTTGTTTTCCTCCACAGACCAGAGTGGCTCCCTCCTTGATGCCAGTCTGACAATACTCCACCAGTTTGTCCAGGTGGGCTTTGTGGTTCTGAGGGCCGTGGTCTGTGGAGCGGTCGAGTGGATCTCCGATCTTCATCTTCTTGACCTCCTCAACCTGAGAGAAAAGGCACCACAATGagacaacaagaaaaataaagacacatgcTGTCGGCTTGGAAACCCCAGTAAAGTCTACATACAAAGGCTTCTGGGATCAAAAATATAAACTCACTACatgagttcagttcagtttttaatcaaatcaaaattactttatttatccctgaggggaaattcagttagtctagaagaatgagacagcctgatggctgatGTTTAGTTGCAGGCTGCCTCCACAAACAAGGTTtgtaacaagtctccagaagaacTAAGTTGTGTTCGGATTGTCCAATTGGGGGCAAGGCAGTAGCTCTGTAAGCCTGTTGGAAACATtagcatacagcagatcaagggttttattttaCTGAACTGAAGCATTGATCTGAATTTCAATCAAACCTTGTGTCCTCCAAACTACAGTAAGCCGCCGTGTATGTCTCTCACTTTGAGTCTGCAAATAACCTCTTTACAATCAATTGATAATATGATTTGTTTGGCGGCACGTTTGTATTTGATAAAGCTAATAAGTATTGATAAGCAGAATACAAACAATTAATACATCCTTCATGACATGAAATGTCTATGACAGATGAATGGCCGACAACAATAATCATACACAGTGATATAAGACACTGTAGATTAAGGTGAAAAATGTATACAGATATGAAAATGTGTATTCATTGATTGCATACATTCATTGTAATTCTTTTAGGTTTGTATGAGTAATTAGTCTTGCTcgatgtcagctgggatcccccgcgacccgagttcagataagcagttaaggataatgaatgaatgaataattagATTCTTTCTCCAGGATAGATGAAAATGAGATGCATATGAATGCTTCAGACAAATAATAGATAAacgtgaaaaaaaacacacaaaacaaagacagagcAGCAGTGAGGTGTAGGATCATATACACAGATGGGAATACAATGCCTCCTCTGTCAATGAAAAGTGTGCTAAGATTGGAATTTTATGAATTGTTGTgtagacagaaaatgaaaattgaACTGAAATTGAATAGTAAAATATTGTTCCTTTCGCTTTTCAGTCAATTGAAAAATGTCTTCTCTTCTTAACACCTTTAGATCACTTCAGAAAATGTGTGTCCACCTGGTGTGAAGCATGGCTGAGTTGCACATATTAATTCATGTGTGGGAAATGGTTTCTGTGTACCAAGGtttttatagttaacgaaaactaacgattttcgttaactgaaataaaaataaaaatgagagataaagaaagataactaactgaaactgtattacggggttacaaaactaactaaaactcaGTGAAAaagtccttcgttttcgtctttgtcaactttttttcatatgtaaacctttttggttgatatgaaacctattccatctggttttatgacttaataaacttattggggctgagatggagaagacaaaggaaataaaggaaacatttattgatttttctgaatctcgcacccaacaaataccccattacaaaaaaacaaaaactaacactaaaactaataaaaactaaactaaaactaagcattttccaaaaaagcattttccaaaaaataaaaactaattaaaactaacaaactcactctaaaaatgaatttaaaataactgaatttgaaaacaaaaaatcacaatgaaattaaaactaaaactaatgaaaaatcccaaactattataagcTTGGTGTGTACACATGGGTTATATGCATCTGGCCCCAGGCATGTCACTTCATAGTGTATGGGTTTACAGTGTTGGCACATTGCGGGTTGGTCGTGCCTTTTTACAGTAAAGCAGCCATGGCTATAAACTCATCTCTGAAGACTAATCAAATATTCAGATCccgattaaaaaataaagtgcccCTCAGGAGCTTTTTGCTGTTCAGAGGAGTGGCAAACGATCTGAAGTGTGAGGTGAAAAGACACGTACCACTCTTTTCACAAACTGGTCATGGATGGTTTCCTCCACAAACAGTCTGCCAGCTGCGATGCAGTTCTCTCCTTTGTTGAAGAACACTGAGCTCATGCCCTGAATTACACAGATATCATTGCTTTACTTGTGCAACAATTTCAACAtgtgcaaaatgactcaaaacatGCTCCATGACTGAACTCACCATGCGCACAGCCTTGTCCATGTCACAGTCACTGAAGATGATGAGAGGAGATTTTCCTCCGAGCTCCAGAGAGACTTTCTTCACGTTGCTAACGGCACAGCTTTAGATGGAGGagcacatagacacacaaaGATGAGCAGTGATGCTACATTTTGTTCAGAGAGAGTTTTGTCAATGTGTTTTACCTCTCACCTCTTCATGATATGTTTACCAATTTCAGTGGAACCTGTGAAGCCCAGTTTACGCACATCAGGATGGTCAGACATACGCTGACCCACCAGAGCACCTAGGAGATAAAGGCTGACATGAATAACAACACACATAATGGGCTGCTGCTGTTCAAATTGTTATCTGGAGATAGAGACAGAGCACACTTAAGCCCCGTCCCCACCAAAGGGGAAAACATCTCTCTCCACTGACTTTGCATTGAATAAAGGAGCCTCCTTCACAATTCTGTCTattaacaaacaacaacaaaaatgtctaaaactGGATACAGACATATACCGACGTGCAACATCATCAGTTACAATAAGAAAAACTGTGTGATGCTTAAactcagtgtaaaaatgcactgcATACATAAGTTAGCATTAAATATACTAAGTCATACATCCAAAGACAGTTTTAGGCTAACTACATTTCTCTAAATTAATCTAAAGCATTTGACACTATGTAACTTGTGTGCTGTAGAACGTGGATTATTCAGAAAGCTtgctagcttgctaacatatagctaacggagcgtgtctatgttcccctctttgtatgaggaccctttttgggaaaaacggggataggacccggggaacatagggatgaccccatagctaacattagcttgctgatatatttttttagaaaaaaggtcctatgctccccgttttccccaaaaaggatcctatgttcccctgtagcaatacataccggggagcataggacccttttccagaaaaagggtcctatgttccccgcaatctatcaatctttacggtagactctcagcatggccagcaggccaaccgtcacatggcccaccttagctcaagcagcccacaactttgcagttcattttttggcttttaaatctaggattactcatgtttgtatattcccacccTTAATCATACTGTCTTGCATcgaggcttagctttttccttttagggttagggttaggttatttgcatatgcgcgTCAAACAGCCTGTAGGCCTACAttggcctatttgccatggaattttgcagtaatggtggaaaaagtaacagaccagggaacataggaccctttttgggaaaagcgggg
Coding sequences within:
- the LOC131968596 gene encoding uncharacterized protein LOC131968596, which encodes MGSILQERVPQQCLERVSIRDREWKKKAPWINNRPNVPSNKMGRRQSQRKSLQPQYPLPSQENNNEKRLQQRRKQKPHNPSTKHVTSQHSAQGTSESKSQPLSPAEDRMEPKVQPAAQHCHSHREHKHTGFRGSRHTPAFPCHHLSDPSPDLQERLSPQPEVGSLSGHGEDDSDTDLSESERLPVSLSGRVPAQLQLRPEVIQAEDCSSGSHRSRGHGHACFDFPDFLPPPFNNWNLSQLAHFYNMEGRGAPRPRPVGPLERYLERLLQLEWCQIQTVQEEGEKSAVPDVSSSCHRPLAAVSSRLSSPKCILQCQRAFPLTFLSSLASHSALLSGCACTLCRIRYSTCSTSCCRSTHHTRQSRQSPMLERKGPTSLPKRSYSESRVHFSERSSASRAQVFSSPVRTNSHQRRMQASGNIRNPVQGANTTAHPTARDSSVGARRDCLGVWPDVLDYRTGGFRRRSGSEQRRGGLERQQGSSGKRRSGSECRRGGAERTRKAELKEREIKPDAVAAIMDNLPGSKNPPINRPGRQKQVEFVT